The following DNA comes from Rosa rugosa chromosome 5, drRosRugo1.1, whole genome shotgun sequence.
tttatgtttgtttccacCCGTTGAGTCAGTGACTCAGACTTAACAAGagcaaacaaacataaaaaatataatGAATAGTGTCTGATCTACTGACCCAACAGGTGAACTTGCTTCTATTTAGAGCGGGACCTAAGCTACGCGTCACCTTCCATTGTAAATGAACTTGGTTATTGTATTTAGGCCTAACTTCCCCAcaaattttattctttttttttttttttttttgccattttatCAAACTTTATTACGAGAGTTTTTGTACGGTGAGTGAGTTTTTGATAAGTACATAAAGTTCGTCTCCCACGAGTTATGTGTATTTCCGTAAATTGGTCAATTTCTTATTTTGACATGCATAAGAGAATTAGATAGAAGTCACTAAGAGTGTGATAAGAGTGATAAAAACATTTCTCATTTTAACTTTCTCAATTTCGTATTTAAACTTTTTACCATTAGATGATAACAATCTACTTACTCTTGACTCTTGAGAAGTACATTTCGTTTTTCTCATGTCAAAATGATGAAGCCGACCAAAGTTATAAAAATGGTTAAACTCAAATTCAACACACTGAAACCAAAATTTCCATCTATCAACATGGTGAAGTATTTGGAAATGGAGTCATACATGAATGATAAGCTAAGACTTAAAAGCCTAGCGTGAAGGTGGTGCAACAGCAACAAATACCAAAACTTTCTCTCTTTAAGCAACAGAGCCAATTAAACTAGAATGGAGGTAGATCACTAGTAGAGAAATATCCGATAACAATTGTACAAGATTTACACATTCCCTCACATCTATCTGCCAAAAAATGCAAAGATAGACAGATTATTCGGCTCATCCACATTGTGTTATgcaattttcttctcttcttaaaaataaaataaaataaaataaatccaCATTGtcattattattatcattattattttgGATAACCATCCGCATTGTTATTGCAAGTCAAGTTTTAATGACATGCCAATTGCGAAACAGTACAACACTCGTGCAACGGTGCAAGGCTAAGAGATTGGCTTCAGCACATACATTTTGCATGCATGGGAGTCCATGGTGGCTGTCAAGTTTCCAACAAATCGTTTCTTCAGTGTCTTGTGCTGCATTTCATTAGTCGGGACAGACATTAGTAACAGAAGATCAACTACCAGAGCTGCCCACCATATGATATCAAAAATGTAATCTTACCTCCCAAAGATCTCTTGCTTCAACAACACTGTTTGGGGGGATACCAATGTCATCCCAGTGGGCTGTAATAGATGTTCGCCACGGGCCTCGGTTGACAAGGAGTAAGGCAACTCTGTAGCCTGAAAGGGGCCCAGCCCAAACCTGTCGGAAATTTGGGAGGTTCTCAGGGTCACAGAATTTTTACTACAGCACAACAGCATAGTTGATAAATCGGGGGGGGAAAAATAAAAATCGCTGCCATTTTCAATCTTACCTCAAGATCCCCTTCCATTCTAACCTTTTTAGCTTGGACACCAAGTGGATCTGTTACAGTTAATCGACACAAAATTCAGAGTTCTATAACCGAAACatagtgtttttctttttcagccaAAGGTCGTAACTACCTTGGTTGACAGAGATAACCTCTTTATTTGCGATGATCTCCATAGTCTCTTTTGTCATATTCCTCACATCACAACCAATAAGAAGGGGAGCCTGCAGCAGTACAGTATTAACTATTTGTAATCGTTTACAGATAACCCAAAATTCATATTCCACACAACCAAGCAAATATCATCAAGCAGAAAGAAAACCTTAGATATGGCCCATATGCTAAAATGGACTAAATATTCATCCTTTGTCATTCCTCCATTTCCCACCTCAAGCATGTCGGGATCTGTtcacattcaaaaaaaaaaaaaaaaaaaaaaaaactctttagCTTTCTTAGATAAACATACAGAATGAGGCTAATTAAAGACAGTGTTACATGGTTTCATTGCATTAGAGGACTCTAACCATTCCAACCACCAGGTCTGGCATATTCAGCATAAACTTCATTCATGTCTGCTCTGGAGACCATACTGCCAAGGAATATGCAAGAAGAGTAATCAGTGAGATCCATTGATAGCATTCCGTGATAAAtaaacacacatacacacacagagTCAGAAAGAAACTTATGGATAAAATACTAATTTTGAGAGCTAATTGAAGAACACAGTTTCCACCTTTCCCATGTATcagaaatgtcattagtagttcTCCAGCTGTTTCCGACTTTAGCACCCCATAAAGCAGGATGCAAATCTCCCCTAAAAACGAGACAGGGAATAAAGTCAAATGAATAACAAAGAGAATAGTATCACAAGCAAAATAAAACTATATGGCTGTTTCAACATTACCATTCACACAGAGAAAAGAATATGGGATGGTCTGCTTTCATCAGTGCTCGGGTCATGACAGGATATCTACAAGAAGATATAGAAATATTCACAGAAGGTATATGGATACTAAGCGAGGATAGCAATCAATTTGCAGCGGTAGTACCATATCACGGTACATATACTATATTTACCTAACAGTTGGTTTGGAGCCATCAGTATTACAGTTGTCATACTTCAAATAATCAATACCCTGCAAAAGAAAGGAAGCATTTTGATATTCCATAATAAAATATCATCATTAACAGATATTATCTCCCTGTGATTGAAGGGATTAGAATATATCATACCCAAGCAGCAAAAATTTTGGCATCTTGTTCCTCGTGACCAAGTGAACCAGGCATGGTTTTGCTGCAAGTAAAGTACCTGCAAAGTACAAGTGCATGATTATTTGTCCAGTTGTAACAAATATAACTATCTATCATCATTCCACCACAATTGTGCTGCATATATTTGTATGAGTGTCTAAGAGTCATGATACCCTGCATCTGAGTAAATTCCTAGCTTTAGTCCCTTGCTGTGCACATAATCCGCAAGAGCTTTGATGCCAGATGGAAATGTGGATTTCTTGGGCACTAGATTACCCTGAATAGGAAATCTTATGTTTAGAAATCTCTTCTATGCttttaaatcatttttatagtgatgaagtggttgaaatgaaaaagagaaacaaatacCTTGTCATCACGAGCTACTTCAGCCCAACAATCATCTATAGATAGCAAGAAATCAAGTATTCCATCATTCACTTGTGAGTACTGAATAAATTATTATAAAATATAGAAAGATAGCAAAAAGACTGACAATTTACCTATGTTAACATAGGTATATCCAAGTTTAGAGAGACCAGTGGAAATCAGAGCATCAGCTGTCAAACCAGAAAAACAAGAACTGTTATTAACCCCTGATGTACATAACCAACAAGTCAGTCCAACACATCTTGATAGATGCATTTCTgactagggtttagggtttctgaCTAACTGCCATCCCTTTGGGGTACTGACTTTAGTATGTGAAACTTGGACTGAGCATAAGGTCAAATTACCAGTTGCTTTGATGattttctcatcaattttgCAGTTGAAGTGATTCCAACTATTCCACCTAAGCAAAGAGAAGAGAACTGATTAATACCACAAGTGACAAGTCCTTTAGAACGAATTGAAAAGGTTAGGAAAAAGATAGTTGAAGTTCCACATATTAACGATGGGTAGGATATCGAAACTTAAGAATTTAGCACAAAATAAACGGTTTTCATGTTATATCCAAAACTCCAAGTATTCCACGGTAAAAGTTAAACCAGGGATTATAGACATGAGATACTGGTCTTACTAGAAAGAGATGACAGCAAAAGGAGATCAAAACATACATAATTAGAaggtgataaaaaaaaaaaaaaaaaaatatatatatattcttattcTTCTTATACCGCCATAGGAATTCGAGATTCAAGGATTGACATTAACCAGAAACAATGCAAAAACTTCCATAAAAACAATTCTTAAAGGAACgaaacagattttttttttttcctttctatttTTCTAGAGAACAGCAGTATCCCAATTTACTAAGTCAAGGTTCTGATATTCTAATCTGACTACTAAAGAATCCAAGAATTTATATGGCATGGAAGCTGTGACTGTGAGCACTAAAACAAGAGAGAGAATGCAGAGATGTGTCACCCCATGGGAGGAGTCACTCCAAGCCCATTAGCAAGCAGATTTCGTCTCTGTTGCTCTTTGGTATCTGCCACCATCATTCTTGTTATCGGTGAAGCATAAACACCCATTAACATCGGTTGTGGTGATATGAATGAGCATACCATCATCACCGTCATTACAATCATCCTCGTTGTTACTGCAGCATCACCGCCACTTTTCCCCCTCATATTCACCATTTGTAATTCTCTGTTAGTGCAGCAGTGCTTCTTCTTTATCACTGGAGTATGTATCTCTTTACCAAGAGCAGCAGTACTCCGTGGAACTTCAGTAGTATAATTGAGAGATAAAAAAAGGAGTCGCTTACTTATAGGAGTTTAATCAAGCTTGACGAGTTTGAAGAAGATTTTCTCTTGATGTAATTTGATAACGTGGCGTTGATGCctcccaaatatatatatatatatatatatatatatatatatatataacagcttgtatttgaattttaaAAGATAACGATTTCCTACTGTAAGTCTgtaaccgaaaaagaagaaatagaagaagATAAGGATACGAATATATTGACAATAAGTATATACCATATCAGGACTCTTAAGAAAAGACTATAGAGTAAACGACAAAGGAAACGTAGTAGCTGAAAGGCGCATGCTTTATGCGTGACACATCACACATGCATACTCCCAAGTTTACCTTGTTTTTGGTCCATACTCCTGATGAGTGTTCTGAAATCATTCTGGCCCCGGCAGTTTGATTCTTCCTCCACTTTCTGGCCAGGTGATCTACTACTGCTATCGCCACTCGTGCATGCTCGCTATTCTCTCATTGCCATTAATCTCATCTAATCGGATCCCACCGCGCTTGAGCCTAAAGCTGTCTAATTGTATAATACCAATGGGCAATGGCATGTTTACTGTAATGTTTGGGAATTCACTTCCTGCGGAGACATTTAAGACGAGCAGTAGCCAGTAGGTAAAGAAGAACTATATTTCATTTCAGCAATGCCTGATCATTCAACCATTACTATGACCACGATTGATTGATACTAGTAGGGTTTCCTGCATCTTATTCCTATTCCAGGATCCTGGGGTAGGGGAAAATCAATCACGATTAATAAAAATTAGCTGATAAAGTACACAGCATTAACTCAACACAGGAACTAGATGTGTGTCCCCATAGCCTCTCACATAAGGAAATGAAGATACTAGATTGTTCAGTGCTTTGACAGCTAAAACACCATAGCAGTATAAAAGAAACCAGAAAGCAAAGTCTTCCCCTAGGACGCAATGTGGGCATCCTCAACGTTACTTCACTACGCAAATCTTAATGACAGAGGCGACTCCAATACGATGAAGTGCCACCACAGCATCACCAGGCTTGCACAGTCTCCTCTTTGTTGCCGACTTTAGAGCAGCATCCAGGATCACCTCAGTGGATTCAGAATCGGTGGCCTTTGCAGATCCTTCAGCCAATAGAGGAATCAAACCCCTGTAGATCAGGCTATGTCTTGCTGGAGTCTCATCACTGCAGTCCCAATCAAACGAGTCCGTGGTCAAAACTGGAACAACTACAGATACGATAGGAACAGCTGGCCTGTACTTGGCTACCAATTTTGCGGTGCTCCCACCACGAGTCAACACAACAATGAGTTTGGCTCTGGCCTTGTTGGCTGTTCGGACAGCAGAGGATGCAAGACTCTCCAATGGGCTCATTGGAAGCGGTGTAGACTTTATCATCTCCTTAAAGATAGCCCCATAGTCAAGGGACGATTCTGCCTCAATACATATTCGAGCCATGATCTTCACAGCGAGTTCTGGATAGGACCCAGCTGCACTCTCACCACTAAGCATGACACAATCAGTGCCATCAAGGACAGCATTAGCTACATCTGTGGCTTCAGCACGCGTTGGCCGTGGAGACTTGATCATGGATTCAAGCATCTGAGTGGCAGTGACAACAGGCTTGCCCACAAGATTACACTTATATATCATCATTTTTTGTGCCAGAAAAATTTTCTCAACTGGGATTTCCATACCAAGATCGCCTCGTGCAACCATGAATGAGTCGGTCTCACGCAGGATCTCATCAAAGTTGATAACTCCCTCCTGGTTCTCAACcttcagagaaaaaaaaaacaaacagtgAACCCAAATTCACTAGTTAACCACTGAAAACAACCCAGGTCTAGACAAAAGCAAAATCTTGATCTCTATTAAAGATACTCAAGCATTAACATAAACGTACTGACGTACACATGCAAAGCACATGGCTCCATCCATAAAGGGAACACACATCTGTGCATAGACAAAACGCATATCCATAACACACACAGCATCAGAAACTAAGCAAACCAATTAGATACGTCACATGAGCACTTCAAAAGTGTTTGATGCTCTTAAATCAAAACTTCACTTCTACACTAACAAATTTCTAGTCTTGTAATATGTTCAGTGCTTGGGtgctaaaaagaaaaacatcagGCTTGACTGATTAATAATTATAATGCATACGCTTGTAACAAAATGAAGCTACATGTAACCCATAACATGAGGTCCTGATCACTACATGTATTACATTAATCACAGTAGGTCAGTAACAATATTAGACCAGCTATTTGCAATGATACATAACTCCATATGGTAGAGAAATCCATACAGGCAAGGAGCTAAACTACAACAGCACAGAGTTAAATCCACCACTGTGGGGAGGTAGGCTACCACTATCGAAATTAATGTATTGCTAAAGTAATGCCCATCTAACTATCCCCTAAAAACAAATTGGTTATAATCATAACTTTGAATTGGCGCAACTATGAGCTGGAGCCTCCTTTTGGGACCATAACAAATAAAATGAAACAGAATGATGAGATAGAAAGGAAGACAAAAATGGACCAGCAAAGGTGACATGAGACTGGGTACTTTTTGGATTCTCAATTCAGAGAAGAGAGATTATTTTTAGTTTGTGGAAGAACCAAATCATTCTTCAATTTTTTATCTTCTTGTTCAATGGATGTACGCAAGAGGTCAAACTATTGATCCTCAATGCTTCTGTTCTTGCAAACACTAAAAATTGAAAGGGAAATAACATACCTTTGACATCAACTGTATGTTCTTGGCATGGGGTCCAAGAACTTTACGGACATTAACAAGATCTGATCCCTTGCGTACAAATGAAAGAGCAATCATATCAATGTTGTTGGGAACACCCCATCCCAGAATATCTTCCTTGTCCTTCTCTGTCAGTGTGGGAAGATCCACCACAACACCAGGAAGATTGACATTTTTCCTCTCACCCAGCAATGCAGTGTTCTCACAACGGCACCTCACAATACCAGCCGCTGGATCACAAGACAACACAGTAAGGGTAATGGTGCCGTCCGCACATAAAATGGTATTTCCAGGCTTCAAGTCCACGGCCAGCTTCTTGTAGCTCATGGAGATGGTCTCTGGATCACCCTTGATGCTATAGTCAGTAGTAATGGTGATTTCCTGGCCTTCTTTAAGTTGAATAGGCTTCCCATCCTTGAGGAATCCAGTCCGAATCTCAGGTCCCTACAGAAAAAGATGATGGGAATTCGATGGTAGAATGAATAAAATCCTCAATTTTGAACTTTTAAGGTTGCACAAAGGCAGGGCCTTATAAAAAGAACTTGTTCATGACATAAAACACACAGAGAAAGGGagaggggaaaaagaaaaagcctTAGCTTCTAGGACCATCTTCATATATTGATAAACATTCCACCAAAAGGTTTAGGTGACAGCACAGAAAGTGGTAAACATAATTATTCCACTGGTGCAATCAAACGAATCTATACATTATCTATGCCAAAACAAGGATACATACAGCCCAAAAACAAGAGCAATTAGAAATATTAAACTCAATTAACTAGAAGATAAGTTGCTCAGTTTGTATTTCTGTTGGAAAATATGATAGCCGGTATGAAAAGATAACGCACAATATCGATCATATACATGTCGATGTTCCTGTATAGATCAAAGAGTGTGAGAGTAGGCATGCAGGAAAATGATATTATGCAAAATGATGAGGCAGCCAAAAGAAAAGACGGTCCTATATGATATGTGACAATAAAATGGGAAGCAGAGTATATATGTTTGCTAATGAAGAATGGTTGGTAATGGTGGGTATTTTATTtataatagaaagaaagaaagaaactaattaagaacagggagggagggagagagagacctTGGTATCGAGCATGACGGCGCAGAGGATCTGAGTGTTGTGCATGGCAGTGCGGAGATTGTTGAGGGTCTCCTGGTGGTAGTCGTGAGTGCCATGGGAGAAGTTAAAGCGAGCAACATTCATGCCAGCCCTCAGCAGCTTCTCCAACATCTCCACCGACCGAGATGAAGGACCCAAAGTGCACACGATCTTCGTCTTCGGGATACGCCCATCGTTGGGCAGCTCCTTCAGTATTCCCTCTATGTCTATGTTCGCCATATATCGATCTTCAAGATGTACGTACTTAATTTCGATTCAATTCTGTAACCACAAACTCAGATCCATCAATTTAcaatcgagagagagagagagagagaaagagagatgagcTAGCTCAGGACCACTCACCGCCGCCAAGGTTTAAGTACACAGTAGCGAGCTTCGAGCTCGTGCTTTGCTCACCACACCTTCCCTTGGTTTACCTTTACCtaccacagagagagagagagagagagaga
Coding sequences within:
- the LOC133708738 gene encoding alpha-galactosidase 1-like, coding for MVNMRGKSGGDAAVTTRMIVMTVMMVCSFISPQPMLMGVYASPITRMMVADTKEQQRRNLLANGLGVTPPMGWNSWNHFNCKIDEKIIKATADALISTGLSKLGYTYVNIDDCWAEVARDDKGNLVPKKSTFPSGIKALADYVHSKGLKLGIYSDAGYFTCSKTMPGSLGHEEQDAKIFAAWGIDYLKYDNCNTDGSKPTVRYPVMTRALMKADHPIFFSLCEWGDLHPALWGAKVGNSWRTTNDISDTWESMVSRADMNEVYAEYARPGGWNDPDMLEVGNGGMTKDEYLVHFSIWAISKAPLLIGCDVRNMTKETMEIIANKEVISVNQDPLGVQAKKVRMEGDLEVWAGPLSGYRVALLLVNRGPWRTSITAHWDDIGIPPNSVVEARDLWEHKTLKKRFVGNLTATMDSHACKMYVLKPIS
- the LOC133708737 gene encoding pyruvate kinase, cytosolic isozyme, producing MANIDIEGILKELPNDGRIPKTKIVCTLGPSSRSVEMLEKLLRAGMNVARFNFSHGTHDYHQETLNNLRTAMHNTQILCAVMLDTKGPEIRTGFLKDGKPIQLKEGQEITITTDYSIKGDPETISMSYKKLAVDLKPGNTILCADGTITLTVLSCDPAAGIVRCRCENTALLGERKNVNLPGVVVDLPTLTEKDKEDILGWGVPNNIDMIALSFVRKGSDLVNVRKVLGPHAKNIQLMSKVENQEGVINFDEILRETDSFMVARGDLGMEIPVEKIFLAQKMMIYKCNLVGKPVVTATQMLESMIKSPRPTRAEATDVANAVLDGTDCVMLSGESAAGSYPELAVKIMARICIEAESSLDYGAIFKEMIKSTPLPMSPLESLASSAVRTANKARAKLIVVLTRGGSTAKLVAKYRPAVPIVSVVVPVLTTDSFDWDCSDETPARHSLIYRGLIPLLAEGSAKATDSESTEVILDAALKSATKRRLCKPGDAVVALHRIGVASVIKICVVK